Sequence from the Penaeus chinensis breed Huanghai No. 1 chromosome 5, ASM1920278v2, whole genome shotgun sequence genome:
GCTATACAACATTGCGGGTCTTACACACGTGCTATAGATTTTCCCCTTCACTCTCATTGGCATGTTCCTGTCACACAAAACAGCCGTCAGTTTTCTCCAATCATTCCATCCTGCCTGAACTTTTAACTTCAGCATTGCTAGATCCTTCACAGTCTACTGCTGAACCCAAACACTTAAATTCATTCATTCTTGATTTCTTCCCCTTGCATCTTAGCTctgccatctccctccttctcactttacAGAGATACTCTGTCTTCCTTCTGTTGACTTTCATGCCACGCCTCTCAAATGCATGTATCAACCTTTCTAgatctccttctacttctctacTTTCGCTACATACACAATGTCGTCTGCAAACATCATAGACCACGGCGCTCCTTTCCTAAGCCCACCAGTTAACATATCCAAGATCACAGCAAGCAAGAATAGATTCAGGGCTGACCCATGTAATCCAACTTCCACCTTAAACCTTCTGTGGTGCCCACTGCACTCCTCACTGTTATCatacactcattatatatatcttgtacCACCCTTACATACACTTCCGGTATCGATGACCCTCGCTTGCAGTGCCGCAGATCCTTTCTTGGTACTCTAGTATATGGCTCCTTCTCcagatatatgaacacataagCCAGTTGCCTTTGTCCCTCTCTGTACTTTTCCATCAAAATTCGCATTGCAAAGATGGCATCTCCAGTACTTCTCCCTAGCATAACACCAAACTGTTCATCACAACTTCTGCAGCAACTCCTTTGCCTCTACCACCATTTCCCACAACTTTATTGTATGACTCATTAGTTTGATGCCCCGGTAGTTACTATAATCCTGCGCGTCTCCTTTGCTTTTGGGTACCAATGCGctctttatccactcatctgacACTCTCTTTCCTGCAAGAATTTTGTTGAATAGGGATGTCAGGTATCCAACCCCCGCTTCTTCTAAGCTTATCCATGCTTCTATGGGAATGGTATCTGGTCCTAAAGCTttgttcctcttcgtcttcttcaggGCCTTCTTCACCTCAGCCTGTGCTACTTCTgccattttcctctctcatttccctgggGTTTTCAGCATTCATCAGCCCTTCGAAGTAGTCTTTCCATCTCTGCAGCATCTCCTCCTTGGCGGTCAACACTTTATCCTCAGCGTCCTTTATCAGCCTAATTTGCCGTACATCCTCTgctgctctgtctctctgcttcgcCACTCTATACAtcgtgttttcttcctctttcgtatcCAGCTTCTCATACATCTCCTCACTTCGCTTTTCTATTTGCTTTCGCTACTGCCCCTTTTGCCTTGATGTTTGCTTCCTTGTACACAAACTTGCTTCTCAGATCTTTTCTCTTGTGCCACTTTTTccatgcttctttctttctcgcaatAGCTTCCTGTACTTCTTCGTTCCACCACCATGTTTCCttgtcccccttcttcttcccggTTGTCACACCAAGCAAGTCCTTTGCTGTTCTTCGTTCGATACATCTACCCAGGTTCTGTCTTCCTCCCAGTTCATCTTCTGGTCTAGCTCCTGCCTAAATTCTGCACCAAAGTCTTTTTCTCGCAGTCTCCACCACTTGATTCTAGGTTCTGcctttacctctcttctccttcggcTCGTCCGCTTCATTTTCCCAATGACTACATGGTGTTGTTTTGCCACGCTTTCACCTGGAATGACCTTGCAATCTCTGCCTTCCTTCAGATGCACCCTGCGGCACAGGATGCAATCAATCTGAGTACGCCTGCCTCCACTTGTGTATACTGTTTATCACAGCCATGTCTGTGTGATGGGCGAAGTCTCCAATGACTTGGCCCTCATCATTACGTGCACCAGCCATCTAACTCCAGCTTCAGATTCATCATTCTGTCTGTTATCCCTCTCACCTCCAACACACCATCTGTTTGTATTCCTTTCACCACCACACCGACACCATTTCTCGCTCCACTCTCCCCATGGAAGTACAGCTTGTAACCAGCACCCAGATCTCTCGCCTTACTCCCTTTCTACTCTGTCTCCTGTAAACACAAAACGTCcagttttctcctctccttcctgtccACTACCTCCCTGCTCTTTCCTGTCTTTGTTCCCACATCCAGCGTACCTATCTCcacatccacctccttcttcatccctctttcttctaacagtttccacttctcctgttctctcttggTTAGTTGACGAACAGTCGCATATTTTCCACGGCTACCCTGCTGGCCCACAGCAACAGTGGCGGCCGTTTTTACCCTGGGCCCCGACCAATCCAGCGTggtattctgtatatgtatatatgtacgtatacatatatgtatatgtgtatatatgtatatgtatatatacatacatatttatatatatataaatgtatatatatatatatatatatatatgtatatatatgaatatatatacatatatatatatatatatatatatatatatatatatatatatgtgtgtgtgtgtgtgtgtgtgtgtgtatgtgtatgtgtgcatatatatatatatatatatatatatatatatatatatatatacatatatgtatgtatatatacatatatatatatatatatatatatatatatatatagagacacacacacatttgtgtatatatatatatatatatatatatatatatatatatgtgtgtgtgtgtgtgtgtgtgtggtatatatatatatatatatatatatatatatatatatatatatatatagagagagagagagagagagagagagagagagagagagatgccatatatataaatatgtaccatatctatatatatctatctatatatatatatatatatatatatatatatatgtgtgtgtgtgtgtgtgtgtgtgtgtgtgtgtgtgtgtgtgtgtgtgtgtgtgtgtgtgtgtgtggtgtatgcatgtatgcatgtctatatatataaagtatatatatgtatgtatatgtgaatatatatacacatgtatacatacatatatacatacatacatacacacacacacacacacacatatatatatatatatatatatatatatatatatatgtatatgtgtgtatatatatatgtatgtatatatatatatacatataaatatatatatatatataaatatatataaaaatatatatatatacatacatatatatatatatatatatatatatatatatatatatatatatatatatatatatattcttgtgtgtttGCTAAATGACCGTAAAGATTAGCAAAATAACGGATCTTGcaagtatgaatatatggatctatacctacagctatttgtttatttattcactttttccatttatttatacatgtaggtgtgtatatgtatgcatgcatgtaggaatacatatatgatcaatgtatgtatataagttatacatgtgtacaaaaaaaacaaaaaacaatcccaTTTCACAACATTGCAGTCAATATTGCACGCCCTTCATCCATTCACAAAAAAAGCAGCCACGTGTTTCCCGTTTAAATCCCCCGCCAGAGGTGACTTCTTTTCTCGTCCCAGCTCTTCTCTCGTTGTGGCGGGAACGGCATCATAACAGAGGCTGTACGTATAAAACATATCTGATTATGTTTATCATTCGGCGGTGATTACGCTCCAGTGTGGTATGTTCAGTTTATAG
This genomic interval carries:
- the LOC125025611 gene encoding uncharacterized protein LOC125025611; translated protein: MAEVAQAEVKKALKKTKRNKALGPDTIPIEAWISLEEAGVGYLTSLFNKILAGKRVSDEWIKSALVPKSKGDAQDYSNYRGIKLMSHTIKLWEMVVEAKELLQKL